The following are encoded together in the Gordonia insulae genome:
- a CDS encoding acyl-CoA dehydrogenase family protein, with protein sequence MTSQTESRHTEPRDTSAVGKNPHRRNVIGTAMRVLTTVTGSEFAEKYKIREPINRIAYQGTKTGFQTLGAANRAFKAAQGGSSGPAKRLTTTPKDYFNLTPDDEQQMIAETVKEFAVEILRPAAYDADANAAAPEDILTRSAELGITMINVPEDFDGAATERGVTTNALVAEAMAYGDMGLALPLLAPSGVATTLTNFGTDEQQRTYLPDFAGEDVPQSAVVIAEPKPLFDAFDLATKATRVPSGYRLNGVKSFVPAAGSSELFIVGAQLDGRPALFIVESDTKGLIVEADPGMGVRAAGMGRLLLQDVAVPESALLGGTEGEAASAAYRDVVRLSRLGWSALAAGTARAVLDYVIPYVNEREAFGEPISNRQAVAFMVATIATEVDSIRLVTLRGAARAEQGLSFAREAALARKLTIDKGLQIGLDGVQLLGGHGFTKEHPVERWYRDLRGAGIGEGVVVL encoded by the coding sequence ATGACCTCACAGACCGAGTCGCGGCACACCGAACCGCGCGACACCTCCGCCGTCGGAAAGAACCCGCACCGTCGTAACGTGATCGGCACCGCCATGCGCGTGCTGACCACGGTGACCGGCTCGGAGTTCGCCGAGAAGTACAAGATCCGCGAACCGATCAACCGGATCGCCTACCAGGGCACCAAGACCGGATTCCAGACCCTCGGCGCCGCGAACCGTGCCTTCAAGGCCGCACAGGGCGGATCGTCGGGCCCGGCGAAGCGCCTGACCACCACGCCGAAGGACTACTTCAACCTCACGCCCGACGACGAGCAGCAGATGATCGCCGAGACGGTGAAGGAGTTCGCCGTCGAGATCCTGCGCCCGGCCGCCTACGACGCCGACGCGAACGCCGCGGCACCCGAGGACATCCTCACACGGTCGGCCGAGCTCGGCATCACCATGATCAACGTCCCCGAGGACTTCGACGGCGCCGCCACCGAGCGTGGGGTGACGACGAATGCCCTCGTCGCCGAGGCGATGGCCTACGGCGACATGGGCCTGGCCCTGCCGCTGCTCGCCCCGAGTGGCGTGGCAACCACCCTCACCAACTTCGGCACCGACGAGCAACAACGCACCTACCTGCCGGACTTCGCGGGTGAGGACGTGCCCCAGTCGGCGGTCGTCATCGCCGAGCCGAAGCCGCTCTTCGACGCATTCGATCTCGCCACCAAGGCGACCCGCGTGCCCAGCGGCTACCGGCTCAACGGTGTGAAGTCGTTCGTGCCCGCGGCCGGCTCGTCGGAACTGTTCATCGTCGGCGCCCAGCTCGACGGACGGCCGGCGTTGTTCATCGTGGAGTCCGACACCAAGGGACTCATCGTCGAGGCCGATCCGGGCATGGGCGTGCGCGCCGCCGGCATGGGCCGTCTGCTCCTGCAGGACGTCGCGGTGCCGGAATCGGCGCTACTCGGCGGAACCGAGGGTGAGGCGGCGTCGGCCGCGTACCGCGACGTCGTGCGTCTCTCGCGGCTGGGCTGGTCGGCACTCGCAGCCGGCACCGCCCGCGCCGTGCTCGACTACGTGATCCCTTACGTCAACGAGCGCGAGGCGTTCGGTGAGCCGATCTCCAACCGCCAGGCGGTGGCCTTCATGGTCGCCACCATCGCGACCGAGGTCGACTCGATCCGGCTGGTCACCTTGCGCGGCGCGGCTCGCGCGGAACAGGGACTGTCCTTCGCCCGCGAGGCCGCGCTGGCCCGCAAGCTCACCATCGACAAGGGCCTGCAGATCGGCCTTGACGGCGTGCAGCTACTCGGCGGCCACGGCTTCACCAAGGAGCATCCGGTGGAGCGGTGGTACCGCGACCTGCGTGGTGCGGGTATCGGCGAGGGCGTCGTCGTCCTCTGA
- a CDS encoding DUF2752 domain-containing protein — MTTGEGTTERAATGPITTSGPRSELDAGGRLTAAAIAGAGLTAITVAVTLAPSTLARGPELCPFARMTGLPCPACGFTRSWVAMGHGDVAGAFAVNAFGPVFMLVAVIATAVALWALLTGRPVTERLRRVMTSPVALAVLVVWFGYGIVRAVDAAAGWGVFPTII; from the coding sequence GTGACCACGGGCGAGGGGACGACCGAGCGAGCCGCGACCGGCCCGATCACAACATCAGGCCCGCGCAGCGAACTCGATGCCGGGGGGCGCCTCACCGCGGCGGCCATCGCCGGCGCCGGGCTCACCGCGATCACCGTGGCCGTCACCCTCGCGCCCTCGACCCTGGCCCGCGGTCCGGAGCTGTGCCCCTTCGCCCGGATGACCGGTCTGCCGTGTCCGGCCTGCGGATTCACCCGCAGCTGGGTCGCGATGGGACACGGTGATGTGGCGGGGGCGTTCGCCGTCAACGCATTCGGCCCGGTGTTCATGCTGGTCGCGGTGATCGCCACGGCCGTCGCGCTCTGGGCGCTGCTCACCGGACGGCCGGTGACGGAGCGACTTCGACGCGTGATGACGAGCCCCGTGGCGCTGGCGGTGCTGGTGGTCTGGTTCGGATACGGCATCGTGCGAGCGGTCGACGCCGCCGCGGGCTGGGGCGTCTTCCCGACGATCATCTGA
- a CDS encoding MBL fold metallo-hydrolase, with protein MQITHFGHSCVLVEIDGTRILFDPGNFSHGYEGVTGLDAILITHQHPDHCDVARLPNLVAANPDAVRYADPQTAAALNDDNVAGPWTTANAGSHAQIGSVTARFTGGRHAVIHPEIPVIDNVAYVLDTKSMTGRFMHPGDSFYIPFEKIDVLALPSAAPWMKLSESVDYLRAMAPRVAVPIHQAILSDAGTGIHYGRLADMKAAPTEFVVLDEESATEL; from the coding sequence ATGCAGATCACTCACTTCGGTCACTCGTGCGTCCTGGTGGAGATCGACGGCACCAGGATCCTGTTCGACCCGGGCAACTTCTCGCACGGCTACGAGGGCGTCACGGGCCTCGACGCCATCCTCATCACCCATCAGCATCCCGATCACTGCGACGTCGCGCGACTGCCGAATCTGGTCGCCGCCAACCCCGATGCGGTGCGCTACGCGGACCCGCAGACCGCCGCCGCGCTGAACGACGACAACGTGGCCGGGCCATGGACGACGGCGAACGCCGGTTCGCACGCCCAGATCGGCTCGGTCACCGCCCGGTTCACCGGTGGACGGCACGCGGTGATCCATCCGGAGATCCCGGTGATCGACAACGTCGCGTACGTCCTGGACACGAAGTCGATGACCGGGCGGTTCATGCATCCGGGCGACTCGTTCTACATCCCGTTCGAGAAGATCGACGTGCTGGCGCTGCCGTCGGCCGCACCCTGGATGAAGCTGAGCGAGTCGGTCGACTACCTGCGGGCGATGGCGCCGCGGGTCGCCGTGCCGATCCACCAGGCGATCCTGTCCGACGCGGGCACGGGCATCCACTACGGACGACTGGCCGACATGAAGGCCGCGCCCACCGAGTTCGTCGTGCTCGACGAGGAATCGGCCACCGAGCTCTGA
- a CDS encoding VOC family protein, translated as MSFPALTHVAITVGDLDASTRWYASLFGADPVLDEDEESGSFHHTVFALDGGMLFGLHTHTRSGPDDAFDERRTGLDHIAFATTQDELAGWVARLDDLGIAHSGIKHAHYGSGISFRDPDGIALEFFAAPA; from the coding sequence ATGTCTTTTCCCGCACTGACCCATGTGGCCATCACCGTCGGCGACCTCGATGCCAGCACCCGGTGGTATGCGTCGCTGTTCGGAGCGGATCCGGTGCTGGACGAGGACGAGGAATCGGGCTCGTTCCACCACACCGTCTTCGCCCTCGACGGCGGGATGCTCTTCGGACTGCACACCCACACCCGGTCCGGTCCCGACGACGCCTTCGACGAGCGCCGGACCGGGCTCGATCACATCGCATTCGCCACCACACAGGACGAGCTCGCGGGCTGGGTGGCCAGGCTCGACGACCTCGGGATCGCGCACAGCGGGATCAAGCACGCGCACTATGGTTCCGGCATCTCGTTCCGCGACCCCGACGGCATCGCGCTCGAGTTCTTCGCTGCCCCGGCCTGA
- the prfB gene encoding peptide chain release factor 2, whose translation MHPDVTADLESIGATLTTVEKVLDLDELRRRIDELEMQASDPDLWNDQDHAQRVTSELSHTQSEYRKVSELRQRLDDLPVHYELAEAEEGDDRTSALADADAERASLRADVEAMEVKTMLAGEYDQRDALVNIRSGAGGVDAADWAQMLMRMYIRWAEKHGYGVEVYDTSYAEEAGIKSATFTIKAPYMYGTLSVEQGTHRLVRISPFDNQSRRQTSFAEVEVLPVVETTDHIDVDENDVKVDVYRSSGPGGQSVNTTDSAVRLTHIPTGIVVTCQNEKSQLQNKASAMRVLQAKLLERKRLEERAELDALKGDGGSSWGNQMRSYVLHPYQMVKDLRTNVEDNNPTAVIDGDIDKFIEAGIRWRMAAADA comes from the coding sequence GTGCATCCCGACGTAACCGCAGATCTCGAATCCATCGGCGCCACCTTGACCACGGTCGAGAAGGTGCTCGATCTCGACGAGTTGCGTCGTCGGATCGATGAGCTGGAGATGCAGGCCTCCGATCCGGACCTGTGGAACGACCAGGACCACGCGCAGCGGGTGACCAGCGAGCTGTCGCATACGCAGTCCGAGTACCGCAAGGTCTCCGAACTCCGCCAGCGTCTCGACGACCTGCCCGTGCACTACGAGCTCGCCGAGGCCGAGGAGGGCGACGATCGCACGTCGGCCCTGGCGGACGCCGACGCCGAGCGCGCCTCGTTACGGGCCGACGTCGAGGCGATGGAGGTCAAGACCATGCTGGCCGGCGAATACGACCAACGCGACGCGCTGGTCAACATCCGCTCGGGGGCCGGCGGTGTCGACGCGGCCGACTGGGCGCAGATGCTGATGCGGATGTACATCCGCTGGGCGGAGAAGCACGGCTACGGGGTCGAGGTGTACGACACCTCGTACGCCGAGGAGGCGGGCATCAAGAGCGCCACCTTCACGATCAAGGCGCCGTACATGTACGGCACGCTGTCGGTCGAGCAGGGCACCCACCGGCTGGTGCGGATCAGCCCGTTCGACAACCAGAGTCGTCGGCAGACGTCCTTCGCCGAGGTCGAGGTGCTGCCGGTGGTCGAGACCACCGACCACATCGACGTCGACGAGAACGACGTGAAGGTCGACGTCTACCGCTCGTCGGGCCCGGGTGGTCAGTCGGTCAACACCACCGACTCCGCCGTGCGGCTGACCCACATCCCGACCGGCATCGTCGTCACCTGCCAGAACGAGAAGAGCCAGCTGCAGAACAAGGCCTCGGCGATGCGCGTCCTGCAGGCCAAGCTGCTCGAGCGCAAGCGACTCGAGGAGCGGGCCGAACTCGACGCGCTCAAGGGCGACGGCGGATCGAGCTGGGGCAATCAGATGCGCTCCTACGTGTTGCATCCCTATCAGATGGTGAAGGACCTCCGCACCAACGTCGAGGACAACAACCCGACCGCGGTGATCGACGGCGACATCGACAAGTTCATCGAGGCCGGCATTCGCTGGCGCATGGCAGCCGCCGATGCGTGA
- a CDS encoding mechanosensitive ion channel family protein, with product MRDAATLAFQDGATQAVLGRFYVWMATNGLEILIWILGGLLVIRFIRWAAEKYASRVESQFHNSDLIVQTEDAKHRRALVDVVAWTLIVIVAIIVIIRMLGILGVPITGLTGPGAVIGAALGFGAQRVVQDVLAGFFVVAERQYGYGDVVSLTVTGNGEANGTVEDVTLRMTKLRTGDGEVITVPNGQIIKATNLSKDWARAVVDVPVPAEADIGLVNETLDRVGQDFFEKPRWHDLLLDAPSPLGVIDLELDSVTVRMVARTLPGKQFEVSRALRISIVRALAREGITVAPGRDALAGGGPPATLADQAGGNGES from the coding sequence ATGCGTGACGCGGCGACGCTCGCGTTCCAGGACGGTGCGACCCAGGCGGTTCTCGGCCGCTTCTACGTCTGGATGGCGACCAACGGCCTGGAGATCCTCATCTGGATTCTGGGCGGACTGCTGGTCATCCGGTTCATCCGCTGGGCTGCCGAGAAGTACGCGTCGCGCGTCGAATCGCAGTTCCACAACAGTGACCTGATCGTCCAGACCGAGGATGCCAAGCACCGGCGGGCCCTGGTCGACGTGGTCGCCTGGACGCTCATCGTCATCGTCGCGATCATCGTCATCATCCGCATGCTCGGCATCCTCGGCGTACCCATCACCGGGCTGACCGGGCCCGGCGCGGTCATCGGTGCGGCGCTCGGCTTCGGGGCGCAGCGGGTGGTCCAGGATGTGCTCGCGGGCTTCTTCGTCGTCGCCGAGCGGCAGTACGGATACGGCGACGTGGTCAGTCTGACCGTGACCGGCAACGGCGAGGCCAACGGCACCGTCGAGGACGTGACATTGCGCATGACCAAGCTGCGGACCGGCGACGGTGAGGTGATCACCGTGCCCAACGGCCAGATCATCAAGGCCACCAACCTGTCCAAGGACTGGGCACGCGCCGTGGTGGACGTCCCGGTCCCCGCCGAGGCCGACATCGGACTGGTCAACGAGACCCTCGACCGCGTCGGTCAGGACTTCTTCGAGAAGCCGAGATGGCACGATCTGCTGCTCGACGCACCGTCGCCGCTCGGCGTGATCGACCTGGAACTGGACTCGGTCACCGTGCGGATGGTCGCGCGGACCCTGCCCGGCAAACAGTTCGAGGTCAGTCGTGCCCTGCGGATCTCGATCGTGCGGGCGCTGGCGCGTGAGGGGATCACCGTCGCCCCGGGCCGCGATGCCCTGGCCGGTGGTGGTCCGCCCGCCACCCTCGCCGATCAGGCCGGCGGGAACGGGGAGTCGTGA
- the ftsE gene encoding cell division ATP-binding protein FtsE has translation MIKLENVTMKYKASSRPALSDLSLEVDKGEFAFLIGPSGSGKSTFFRLLLKEDKPTTGQVYVGEFHVNSLKGRMVPKLRQSIGCVFQDFRLLQQKSVADNVAFALEVIGKPPSTIRRVVPEVLDYVGLSGKSDRMPNELSGGEMQRVAIARAIVNRPLVLLADEPTGNLDPETSEEIVDVLDRVNRRGTTVVMATHDRHIVDAMRRRVLEFDNGHLVRNDPQGVYGIG, from the coding sequence GTGATCAAGCTGGAGAACGTCACGATGAAGTACAAGGCTTCCAGTCGACCAGCCCTGTCGGACCTCAGCCTGGAGGTCGACAAGGGCGAGTTCGCGTTTCTCATCGGCCCATCCGGCTCGGGCAAGTCCACCTTCTTCCGGTTGCTGCTCAAGGAGGACAAGCCGACGACGGGCCAGGTCTATGTGGGGGAGTTCCACGTCAACTCCCTCAAGGGCCGGATGGTGCCGAAGCTGCGACAGTCGATCGGCTGCGTGTTCCAGGACTTCCGCCTGCTGCAGCAGAAATCGGTGGCCGACAATGTCGCGTTCGCGCTGGAGGTGATCGGCAAGCCGCCGTCGACGATCCGTCGGGTCGTCCCCGAGGTGCTCGACTACGTCGGGTTGAGCGGCAAGTCCGACCGCATGCCCAACGAGCTGTCCGGTGGTGAGATGCAGCGCGTCGCGATCGCCCGGGCGATCGTCAACCGCCCGCTCGTCCTGCTGGCCGATGAGCCGACCGGCAACCTCGACCCGGAGACGAGCGAGGAGATCGTCGACGTCCTCGACCGGGTCAACCGCCGGGGCACCACGGTGGTGATGGCGACCCACGACCGGCACATCGTCGACGCGATGCGCCGTCGCGTCCTCGAGTTCGACAACGGCCACCTCGTCCGCAACGATCCGCAAGGCGTCTACGGCATCGGCTGA
- the ftsX gene encoding permease-like cell division protein FtsX has product MRANFIISEVLNGLRRNVTMTVAMILTTAITLGIFGGGMLVIQMADKSQKIFLDRVEMQFFINDAVSEADPNCQQAPCSVLRTEIEKQPGVGSVTFIDRNEAFEAAKQTFKDNPDIADNIREGTIPASLKVRMSDPDQFGPVLDEFKDRKDLGVDGALDQRELVKRIFSVLDGTRNAAFAVAMVLAIAAILLIVNTVQVAAFTRRTEVSIMRLVGATRWYTQLPFLVEAVVAALIGAFLAIGGLFAAKVFFFDNALRDLYGVNILARIGVSDVLFVSPWLILGGILLSGVTAYVTLRWYVRE; this is encoded by the coding sequence ATGCGAGCGAACTTCATCATCAGCGAGGTCCTCAATGGTCTCCGCCGCAACGTGACCATGACCGTCGCCATGATCCTGACCACCGCGATCACCCTCGGCATCTTCGGTGGCGGGATGCTGGTCATCCAGATGGCGGACAAGAGTCAGAAGATCTTCCTCGACCGCGTCGAGATGCAGTTCTTCATCAACGATGCGGTCTCCGAGGCGGACCCGAACTGCCAACAGGCGCCCTGCTCGGTCCTGCGCACCGAGATCGAGAAGCAGCCCGGGGTGGGATCGGTCACCTTCATCGATCGCAACGAGGCGTTCGAGGCCGCGAAGCAGACCTTCAAGGACAACCCGGACATCGCCGACAACATCCGGGAGGGCACCATCCCGGCGTCGCTGAAGGTCCGGATGTCCGATCCGGACCAGTTCGGTCCCGTCCTCGACGAATTCAAGGACCGCAAGGATCTCGGTGTCGACGGAGCGCTCGACCAACGCGAGTTGGTGAAACGGATCTTCAGCGTGCTCGACGGGACACGTAATGCCGCGTTCGCGGTGGCCATGGTGCTGGCGATCGCCGCGATCCTGCTGATCGTGAACACCGTGCAGGTGGCGGCCTTCACCCGGCGGACGGAGGTCTCGATCATGCGCCTGGTGGGCGCGACGAGGTGGTACACACAGTTGCCGTTCCTGGTGGAGGCGGTGGTGGCCGCCCTGATCGGCGCTTTCCTGGCGATCGGCGGGCTGTTCGCGGCGAAGGTTTTCTTCTTCGACAACGCCCTACGCGATCTGTACGGTGTGAACATCCTGGCCCGGATCGGCGTCTCCGACGTGTTGTTCGTGTCGCCGTGGCTGATCCTGGGCGGAATTCTGTTGTCCGGGGTCACCGCGTATGTGACGCTGCGGTGGTATGTCCGCGAATAG
- the smpB gene encoding SsrA-binding protein SmpB, with protein MVKEKGRNVIATNRKARHNYAIIDTYEAGIALLGTEVKSLREGKASLVDAFATVDDGEIWLRALHIAEYGNGSWTNHAPRRNRKLLMHRREIDNLIGKIRDGNLTLVPLSMYFSDGKVKVELALARGKQAHDKRQDIARRTAQREVEREIGRRVKGM; from the coding sequence ATGGTGAAAGAGAAGGGCCGCAATGTGATCGCGACCAACCGCAAGGCGCGGCACAACTATGCCATCATCGACACCTACGAGGCGGGCATCGCCCTGCTGGGCACCGAGGTCAAGAGTCTGCGCGAGGGCAAGGCCTCACTCGTCGACGCGTTCGCGACGGTCGACGACGGGGAGATCTGGCTGCGCGCACTCCACATCGCCGAGTACGGCAACGGCTCGTGGACCAACCACGCGCCGCGTCGGAACCGGAAACTGTTGATGCACAGGCGCGAGATCGACAATCTGATCGGCAAGATCCGCGACGGCAACCTCACCCTCGTCCCGCTGTCGATGTATTTCAGTGACGGAAAGGTCAAGGTGGAACTCGCCCTGGCCCGCGGCAAACAGGCACACGACAAGCGCCAGGACATCGCGCGACGGACCGCACAGCGCGAAGTCGAGCGAGAGATTGGTCGGCGCGTCAAGGGGATGTGA
- a CDS encoding glycoside hydrolase family 27 protein gives MLVAIGALVVSACTPDPEGRIGGDGVAVAGLPATPPMGWNSWNTFGCNITEQIVRAQADALVSSGLRDAGYRYVIVDDCWSAENRAADGSLQADPRRFPSGMAELGRYLHERGLRFGLYSGASDKTCAQFLGNRPGATGSRGHEAQDARTFADWQVDYLKYDWCSSESDHDDQVRAFTVMRDAIRGTDRPIVYSINPNSGVADAVPGEQYDWGGVATMTRATNDIAPVWSTNAGPSGAQGIVDIVDALAPLASRVGPSTFNDPDMLVVGVDGKPGLTVAQQRTQMSMWAMMAAPLIAGNDLTRMSTRTLGLLRNRAIIAIDQDQRVSAGAPVGDDDEIWTRAVGEKGLVVSLTNRSDHPRTMSVSLTSLGLVGDATVTAIDAWSGRRYQASGGELSAEVGVDDTVVLQIV, from the coding sequence GTGCTCGTGGCGATCGGCGCACTCGTGGTCAGCGCGTGCACTCCCGATCCCGAGGGCCGCATCGGTGGCGACGGCGTCGCCGTGGCGGGACTCCCGGCGACCCCGCCCATGGGCTGGAACAGCTGGAACACCTTCGGCTGCAACATCACCGAGCAGATCGTGCGCGCGCAGGCGGACGCCCTGGTGTCCTCCGGGCTGCGCGACGCGGGATACCGGTATGTGATCGTCGACGACTGCTGGTCGGCGGAGAATCGCGCCGCCGACGGTTCCCTGCAGGCCGACCCGCGCCGATTCCCTTCGGGGATGGCGGAATTGGGTCGGTACCTGCACGAGCGAGGGCTCCGGTTCGGGCTCTACTCGGGGGCGAGTGACAAGACGTGCGCGCAGTTCCTGGGCAATCGGCCGGGCGCGACGGGGAGCCGCGGTCATGAGGCGCAGGATGCGCGGACCTTCGCCGACTGGCAGGTGGATTATCTGAAATATGACTGGTGTTCCAGCGAATCCGATCATGACGACCAGGTCAGGGCGTTCACTGTGATGCGGGACGCGATCCGCGGGACGGACCGGCCGATCGTGTACAGCATCAATCCGAACAGTGGCGTCGCGGATGCGGTGCCCGGCGAGCAGTACGACTGGGGTGGCGTGGCCACCATGACGCGCGCGACCAACGACATCGCACCGGTGTGGTCGACGAACGCGGGACCGTCCGGCGCCCAGGGCATCGTCGACATCGTCGACGCGTTGGCGCCGCTGGCATCCCGGGTGGGCCCCTCGACCTTCAACGACCCGGACATGCTGGTGGTGGGCGTGGACGGCAAGCCCGGATTGACGGTCGCGCAGCAGCGGACCCAGATGTCGATGTGGGCGATGATGGCCGCGCCGCTGATCGCCGGAAACGACCTCACCCGGATGTCGACGCGGACGCTCGGCCTGCTGCGCAATCGCGCGATCATCGCGATCGACCAAGATCAGCGGGTCAGCGCCGGCGCGCCGGTGGGTGACGACGACGAGATCTGGACGAGGGCGGTCGGGGAGAAGGGTCTCGTCGTGTCGTTGACCAATCGCTCCGACCATCCGCGCACCATGTCGGTGTCGCTGACCAGCCTGGGCCTGGTCGGCGACGCGACGGTGACCGCGATCGATGCCTGGTCGGGCCGGCGCTATCAGGCGTCCGGTGGTGAGCTCTCGGCCGAGGTCGGTGTCGACGACACGGTGGTGCTGCAGATCGTGTGA
- a CDS encoding tyrosine-protein phosphatase: MNNHENGQSLGLATLPNLRDLGGWPTSGEGRVRAGLVFRSTELDRMGEADRTSFARLGIRTIYDLRTGAERSSAPDPVLDGVVDVHLDVLADENTAVPAHLDTLLRDPAAVAEIDTSLGDGRAAELITGTYRSIVSLPSALAAYRTLFRGLLGDRPGPSLFHCTTGKDRTGWAAAAFLSVLGVSRDDVYRDYELTNAQLLPALTSVFDAFTSAGGDRAILRALLGVDRAYLDAAFDEVERTYGTVENYFADGLGLDPAEQAGLRTRFVETAEPSRADHTICSTTVSSTPTSAESSPPDA, translated from the coding sequence ATGAACAATCACGAGAACGGGCAGTCATTGGGACTCGCGACGCTCCCTAATCTTCGGGATCTCGGCGGGTGGCCGACCAGCGGGGAGGGACGCGTTCGAGCGGGACTGGTGTTCCGGTCGACCGAATTGGACCGCATGGGCGAGGCCGACCGGACATCGTTCGCACGGCTGGGGATTCGGACGATCTACGACCTGCGCACCGGTGCGGAACGATCCTCGGCCCCCGACCCCGTCCTCGACGGCGTCGTCGATGTGCACCTCGATGTCCTCGCGGACGAGAACACCGCGGTGCCGGCCCATCTCGACACGCTGCTGCGCGATCCCGCGGCCGTGGCCGAGATCGACACCTCGCTCGGGGACGGTCGCGCGGCGGAACTGATCACGGGCACCTACCGCTCCATCGTCTCCCTGCCCAGCGCTCTCGCCGCCTACCGGACGCTGTTCCGCGGGCTGCTCGGTGACCGTCCGGGACCGTCGCTGTTCCACTGCACGACGGGCAAGGACCGGACCGGTTGGGCCGCTGCCGCCTTCCTCAGCGTGCTCGGGGTGTCGCGCGACGACGTGTACCGCGACTACGAGTTGACCAACGCCCAGCTGCTGCCCGCGCTGACATCGGTGTTCGACGCGTTCACCTCGGCCGGCGGGGACCGGGCGATCCTGCGCGCCCTGCTCGGGGTCGACCGGGCCTACCTCGACGCGGCCTTCGACGAGGTCGAGCGCACATACGGGACCGTCGAGAACTACTTCGCCGACGGGCTCGGCCTCGATCCCGCCGAACAGGCCGGACTGCGTACCCGATTCGTCGAGACGGCTGAACCAAGCCGCGCGGATCACACGATCTGCAGCACCACCGTGTCGTCGACACCGACCTCGGCCGAGAGCTCACCACCGGACGCCTGA
- a CDS encoding metal-dependent hydrolase family protein, which translates to MSTTTAGGRRILFRNVRVFDGLSGHATDGSDVIISGSKISAVSNSPVGDSPGVETTEIDGRGMFLMPGMSDAHVHLMGNANNYLDFVMGPTGLLFANTISEAKRMLHRGFTSVRDMGGDTAPVKTVIDRGDFEGPRIFPSQAMISQTSGHGDFAFVYETPYEFGGGPSRTDSIGFTRTADGVERVLTAVREQLRKGASQIKLTIGGGAASMYDPLYTLQFTPDEMRAAVQAAEDYGTYVATHVYTVPGITRAIEAGVRSIEHGHLADEATVALIGEKGIWLSMQPFAEDDHHYPDPDRAGKNRQICNGTADVYAWAQKHGVQTAFGTDLLLEPESAARQSIMAARLGEFYSNSDALMMLTSGNAALFEMAGQRNPYGGARLGVVDAGAWADVLLYDGDPLADLSVIADPETNLKVIVKDGSIIKNTL; encoded by the coding sequence ATGAGCACAACGACCGCCGGTGGCAGGCGGATCCTCTTCCGAAACGTCCGGGTCTTCGACGGCCTTTCCGGTCACGCGACCGACGGTTCGGATGTGATCATCAGCGGATCGAAGATCTCCGCCGTCTCGAACTCTCCGGTAGGTGATTCTCCCGGAGTGGAGACCACCGAGATCGACGGTCGCGGAATGTTCCTGATGCCCGGCATGAGTGATGCCCATGTCCACCTGATGGGGAACGCGAACAACTATCTGGACTTCGTCATGGGGCCGACCGGCCTCTTGTTCGCGAATACCATCTCCGAGGCGAAGCGGATGTTGCATCGCGGATTCACCTCGGTTCGCGACATGGGCGGCGACACCGCGCCGGTCAAGACCGTCATCGACCGCGGCGACTTCGAGGGTCCGCGCATCTTCCCGAGTCAGGCCATGATCTCGCAGACCTCCGGACACGGCGACTTCGCGTTCGTGTACGAGACGCCGTACGAGTTCGGTGGCGGCCCCAGCCGAACCGACTCGATCGGCTTCACCCGGACCGCGGATGGTGTCGAGCGCGTACTGACCGCGGTGCGGGAGCAGTTGCGCAAGGGCGCATCGCAGATCAAGCTCACCATCGGCGGTGGGGCCGCGTCTATGTACGACCCGCTGTACACGCTGCAGTTCACGCCCGACGAGATGCGCGCGGCGGTGCAGGCGGCCGAGGACTACGGCACGTACGTCGCGACCCACGTCTACACCGTGCCGGGGATCACCCGTGCGATCGAGGCGGGTGTGCGCTCGATCGAACACGGTCATCTCGCGGACGAGGCGACCGTGGCACTCATCGGCGAGAAGGGCATCTGGTTGTCGATGCAGCCGTTCGCCGAGGACGATCACCACTACCCGGACCCCGATCGTGCCGGCAAGAACCGTCAGATCTGCAACGGCACCGCCGATGTCTACGCGTGGGCGCAGAAGCACGGAGTGCAGACGGCATTCGGCACGGATCTGCTGCTCGAGCCGGAATCGGCTGCCCGACAGAGCATCATGGCCGCGCGCCTCGGCGAGTTCTACAGCAACTCCGATGCGCTGATGATGCTGACCTCCGGCAACGCCGCGCTCTTCGAGATGGCCGGACAGCGCAATCCGTACGGCGGTGCGCGGCTCGGCGTCGTCGACGCCGGGGCGTGGGCCGACGTCCTCCTGTACGACGGTGACCCGCTGGCGGACCTGTCGGTCATCGCCGATCCCGAGACGAACCTGAAGGTCATCGTCAAGGACGGCTCGATCATCAAGAACACACTCTGA